Part of the Triticum urartu cultivar G1812 chromosome 2, Tu2.1, whole genome shotgun sequence genome, GCACATCCCTTATTCTCGGGAAGGAGAACGCGATTTTGCTTATTATCTTGGCGCTTCAGAAAATTGTGACAACATATGATTGGATCTTCTTATGCAAAATCTGAAGAATTAAACAAAGGTGGTCAAAGTAACTGAACATTATATTGTTTTTTTTTTCAAAGGAACCGATGTTTTGTATTAATCGAACCACCAGCATTACAAGAATATCCACCCCAAAAAAAATTACAGCCCATTCATCGGGACGTCATCCGTCCTCCCTCTCCATCATGAACATGTCGATGGCCAGCTGATATTGCTACCGCTGCGTAATCGCCGGAACAAGCAAGTAGCATCCACATAGGCAGCTAGGATTCACCGATCTCTACCCGAAAGTACCGGGGATGTTGAGCTCGAAGGATCCATGGCCCGGAGAAGAAGATGACATTGGATCAATCACGCCTACACTTTCGCTTAAGTCGAAGGAATAACCAAATCGGGGACATTATTGCTGGAGCACCACCGGCCTCTCGAAGACATAACCAGCTCCCCTTGCTTCTACAGAGGAAAAGGCAATAAACTGTCCACCCGGTCTCATCGCTAGATCTAACGACATACCCACCGTTGAAGCCAGAGGAGACCTTATTGAGCACCACCGTTCAACTACCGGAAGGGCTGAAGCAACGAATATTGAAGACCTACATGTCCAACCAATCTATTTTTGACAATACACGCACTGCCGAGGCTGGAGAGGAAGTCAGAGGAACCATTACTGAACGTCGCCTTACCACCACCGGAAGGGACTAGCAATGGACAAAGATCTATAAAAGGCCCCACCAGTAGATCATGACCTCCCCGCTCACTCCACTAGTGTAGCCGGGAAGGAGGAAGAGGTCGGCGGGGCGATGAGCGGCGGCAGAGTGTCGAGAGAAGGTTTCCCTACAGAGCTTTTGCATGTTCTTTAACATTGCATCTACTTAACTTCACTAATATAGTCCCTTCGTTCACTATTATAACTTGTTCTAACATTTTTCTGATTTAGATGTATGTAGACGCATTTTAGTGTATTTGTTCATTATTTTAGTCGGTACGTAGTCCATAttaaaatatccaaaacttttTATATTTGCGAACGGAGGGAGTTATAGAGAGAGCAAATTAAGAAGCTTTTTGATGTGTTACAGGATTACAAATAATCTTTCTGGCAAAAAGTAGAGATCACAAGTAATTTGTAAGGATATGACAGCAACCAAAAAAAGCAAGAGCCCAATTAATGATGTATAAGGAGATTGCATATGTTTCGGCTGGTTGGTGGCTTTCTAGCAGATTTGATTCAGAAAATCAACGATGAGATATCTAGATTCTAGGAGATATGTGTGCGCGGTTTGTCTTGTGCACAGCTCACGAAATAAACCATCCATGCATGCATGTGAGTGCGATGCAAGGCNNNNNNNNNNNNNNNNNNNNNNNNNNNNNNNNNNNNNNNNNNNNNNNNNNNNNNNNNNNNNNNNNNNNNNNNNNNNNNNNNNNNNNNNNNNNNNNNNNNNNNNNNNNNNNNNNNNNNNNNNNNNNNNNNNNNNNNNNNNNNNNNNNNNNNNNNNNNNNNNNNNNNNNNNNNNNNNNNNNNNNNNNNNNNNNNNNNNNNNNNNNNNNNNNNNNNNNNNNNNNNNNNNNNNNNNNNNNNNNNNNNNNNNNNNNNNNNNNNNNNNNNNNNNNNNNNNNNNNNNNNNNNNNNNNNNNNNNNNNNNNNNNNNNNNNNNNNNNNNNNNNNNNNNNNNNNNNNNNNNNNNNNNNNNNNNNNNNNNNNNNNNNNNNNNNNNNNNNNNNNNNNNNNNNNNNNNNNNNNNNNNNNNNNNNNNNNNNNNNNNNNNNNNNNNNNNNNNNNNNNNNNNNNNNNNNNNNNNNNNNNNNNNNNNNNNNNNNNNNNNNNNNNNNNNNNNNNNNNNNNNNNNNNNNNNNNNNNNNNNNNNNNNNNNNNNNNNNNNNNNNNNNNNNNNNNNNNNNNNNNNNNNNNNNNNNNNNNNNNNNNNNNNNNNNNNNNNNNNNNNNNNNNNNNNNNNNNNNNNNNNNNNNNNNNNNNNNNNNNNNNNNNNNNNNNNNNNNNNNNNNNNNNNNNNNNNNNNNNNNNNNNNNNNNNNNNNNNNNNNNNNNNNNNNNNNNNNNNNNNNNNNNNNNNNNNNNNNNNNNNNNNNNNNNNNNNNNNNNNNNNNNNNNNNNNNNNNNNNNNNNNNNNNNNNNNNNNNNNNNNNNNNNNNNNNNNNNNNNNNNNNNNNNNNNNNNNNNNNNNNNNNNNNNNNNNNNNNNNNNNNNNNNNNNNNNNNNNNNNNNNNNNNNNNNNNNNNNNNNNNNNNNNNNNNNNNNNNNNNNNNNNNNNNNNNNNNNNNNNNNNNNNNNNNNNNNNNNNNNNNNNNNNNNNNNNNNNNNNNNNNNNNNNNNNNNNNNNNNNNATGAAATTATTGACTATGTCTTTCAAAAAGAAATGTCTTTCTTCATGGGGCCCACTTTTGAAGCTCGCCCCGGGCCTCGGAAAAGTCAGGACCGGCCCTGATCACATGCTTATCCATTATCCATGATGCAAGTGTATGAACATGCGTGAAGGATGTTGGACACCGAAGAATTAATTAAGGCTCTAAAGTGTTAGCTATAAATTGGCCTATACATCATTCTCAACATGGCTTAGAATGGCCAGATTGTCTTAGCTATACCTTTGCTGGTTTGTCGGGTTATTATAACGGGTGGATGCAGGGCCATTAATACAGATGGATGCCGCGCTACTCCTATAGATATTATAAATATGTGAGATCTATCGGGTGTGTTCTTGTTTGAATGGTTATTCTTGCTTGTCAGGCCACTCTTTATTTGTCTTTTTACATTCATAATAGCTTAACATCAGTCGCCTGAAAGTCCAATTTGGATTGTTCGATTTTCGCTAGAAGGAAGCATGCGCCAGAGGGAAGGAAGAAGCAGCCGCTGGCTCGCCGGAGTGAAAGAAGGAGTTCGCTGGCAGGCTACCCCATCATCTTTCGTTGATGGAGGGTGGGAGGAGGTTGGGTGGCACCACGGCTGTGGTGTAAGTTCGCCGGAAAAAAACTGGTCATCGccggggctagagggatggccaaAGGCAGCAGCATTTTGGTGGGAGGAGGTtgaggggagggcggggcggtGAGGCTGAGCGGGAGCGCTGCTGGCCGCGGGTGGTGGTGGCCGACAGTTCGGCCAGTGGTACGTTCGGCGGttgggggaagaagaagaaggttgtCTGGAGGTTGGAGAAGTAATCTGCACCACCTGTATTCCATCCTATGGCTGAATCGAATGACCAAAATTGAAATTTTAGTTAACTGGCCACTAGCCATTCCCTTTACTACGTCGTTGTTTGTAGAATAACCCTGACGCTATGGCTAAGGCACATCTATAGATCCGGGAAGAGCCAGGCCAAGATCGATATGTAATGAAGAGTACTGATCTCAGTGAGTTGTGCTACATGCTTACGGTCATCAAGGAGGTGTTTAGGTTGCATCCTCCTACTCTACTGCTCGTCCCAAGAGAGACAAGTGAGGACTGTGAAATCATGGGCTATGACATGCCTAAAGGCACCAATATCTTCATTATTGTTTTTTTCTAATTTCCCGAGATCCTAAATTATTCCCAAATAGACGAAGAAGAAAATAGGGCCAAGGTACTATTGGAGATGCGCAAAAAATATCCATCGGGAGATGGCGCTGACGCTAACACTCGCAAGGCGGTTTTGCAGGCAATTTCACAAAATCCTTTTTTTCGTTGAGCACATAACCCGGTTTGGGCCGATTGACTCTGAGAGCGAGCGAGGGATCGTTCAAGCTGGAGATGTTTGAGAATAACAACGTGGATTATTATGGAACACATTTTGAACTCACCTCTTTCGACACAGTTCAACATCGCCACCGTAGAGATTGTCTTGGCAAATCTTCTCCACGACTTTGACTGATGCTAATTCCCGATGAGCCAATTGAAGAGTCACTGAACATGTCTAAGAAATTTGGGATCACCGTAAGCAGGAAGTTTGACCTTCGGCTACTAGCTATTCCATGCCCACGCTCCAAAGCTATTTCGATATACACATGGAATGTATATAGCAATAAttatgtagagcacctttattgAACCGGAATGTTTTTGTTGCTCTGTAGTTTGTACATCTTTACATGTTTGTATAGCTCTTGTTGGACTATCAGACTATTTTTCATATTATTTTGACTGACATTGGCTATGTCAAATAATATCTCTATGCAAATATTTGCATGTACCTCTATGTAAAAAAGTATGAGCAAGCTTATCCATGAGTCAAGTTTGGTATATGCACAACTCTTTCAATCTTTGAAACTAGATCGACGTATGTTCTGCAAAATGGTGAGAACATAAACTGCGAAAGAAAATATAAGTTTCCATAGCTATTGTACAGCTAATATATATGAACAACTCACGACCGAGTTCATTTTAAATGTTCCGTATTACTTACCTTAGTAGTGCAATAAAATATCATGTAACATGTCAAAAGTGTTTTAATAATTCATCACAATATACAAAAAATGGATTTTTTTGGGGGGTAAAAAAGGATGTTATGGGAAGGAAGTAGTGCCCAGTTAATATGGTTAGATGGGTTTTGAGGTGGCCTAAAAGAACAACACAGCTGGAAAACACATAGAGCTTCTTCCAAAAGCCGGGATGTAATTGTTATAATAAATAAAATTGTGATGTAAATCAAATCTGAGTTGTGGCCACCCATGTGCATGAGTCTTGGCTGAGAATCTTATAGTTGCTAGTGTCAATGAaaacttgtttaaatctgtgATCATGTTATCTCCACTGCTGTTACTAGTTCTACATGCAACACATTGTGCAACTATATAATTTCTCTGACGAACTCAAAACATACCTAGATATGTTTAGTCCTTTACATAAGATAAAATTTTAGTAGAGATATAATTATAACCAAAATTATCACACCGTAACAAAATGCACCAGTACAACTTTCTTTCACTGTAGCATTTTACATATTATCAGTGAATCACATGCATGCTTATCAACATTGACCTTTTTATGGTTAAAACTAGGGAACAAATACAcgatgaatttggccaaggcctACATATTCTTCAGGAAGAGCCTCTCAATAGTCCACTGCATATGTGCGCTGTGCGTGTATACATCATTTCTGTTACCATAGAAAAATGTTGTGCTAATCGCTAAGCTAATGAACTGCTGCAATGCAGGGAGAAGATGATTTTCAAAGCGAGCTTGGTTCAGGGTTTTCCATTCTTGTTCTATCAGGGCAACAATTTTGGTAATGGCCACTTCACTTGTCACGTTGTACTCATTGATGTAACACTCTACGGTGCTTGCCAGATCCCCCTTGCATTTTCGACGCTGTATGATGACATCAATAATCATCTTTATGTAAGTATGTATCAATTTAATAATCTTCCATGCACGCACAATGATAGTACAAACTTGGTAACTGAGCCCTGCCCCCTTTTCCATAGGTGCCCACACATTTTGATGTGTACAAATTTATAAAAAAATAGACCAATGAAGTTAAGGTAGCATCACAAAACTGACATTGTTGTAAAATAATTCCAAGTATAATCCATACTATGATTTTTTGTCAAATAAATCACATTTTAGTACTCAAATTGTTGGTCAAAATTATATCTCAATATGCTCGAACTTGACATTCTTACATGTGTGAAAAGTAACATGCAAGCAAAAATTAATTTTGAAATATTATATATATACCTCAAATGCACCGATATCATTCATGAAACGGGAAATCTTCCCGACTGATATGACGACGTCCGGAACACTAGCAGCCCATTTGAGTGCTGGCTTCATCATTGCATCACTCATTCCAGCCATCATACTCACACATATTGTTGGCACGCCGATGTTCAGGCTAGTCAACTTGACCTGATCTACAAAGCTTGGCTTGTGGTTCCTGTGTGACCATTTCGCTTCTTCCAGGTAACCAGTCACGTTATTTTGGACCTGCACGCAAACAAAGAGAGGTAATCCCAAAAttaacgagagagagagagagagagatgcacaaccatacacacatacacacacacacagagagagagagagatatttATATGTTATTTTTTACAAGACAGAAAATGGTACATGAAGTTACCGCTTTTTTCAGGTGTGCTATATCGTAGTTCGTATTGGCTGGCATTTCAGCCTCAATATTCTCAAATGTCCTCAGCATCTCCGTATAGAACTTCTTCAAGTACTCCGGCAGAACAAAAGCGGCGCTCTTATCCCATCTGGAAGGCCAATTCACAAAAATAATCTTAAGATAAGTTATCGTAGTTTGACAATTCTTTGTTTGCATGTTAACCTAAccttttatttttctatactcttcatctttcttcaacacattAAGAACCACTAGTTTCACTTTGCTCCATGAGGTAAATAGTGTAACATGACATCAAAGATTTCATTATAGTTAAAATATCTCATTCGTTACTGCATTTAGATTTTCTTTCATCCACCTCTTATTATGGcaacatacatatatatatatatatatatttgtgtTAATAAAATAATAATCTAAGTATGAGTCACATTTTCATTTGAAATTGCAATTCtatgttcgcacacgaacacgtcaccgtgtaccctcgacgccgagggtgatgcaccgcagctcacgtcgaaggagacccggccggaagcgcggtacgcaggcaatccggcgggcgcttttgaagacccgaacccgacgcccgggagggaccccgtctgggacgcgcggcggctatggggctgccctaggtcgacctgatcgcccctagggcctcaaggttcgccgccctgcaacaagaagaacagacgaagaacgaggaagaagaagaactagggttatggagaaaagataaaagataaaaagtggtagatgatttgatcgattgtgtgttgttcaatcggccgtcatctcttaggtatataagaggcggctggacttcccgtacaaggaaaaggcttggattcaTGTCCAAAACCGTActcaaattcggattggttttgtccgaactttccaaaactgttcggtttaaactggctgcaccttgtgggtcctttttgtggtggtaaacgatctcggatggaaacgagcccaaaatcaatcttgaccgtttcgacgagacgaacaactttcatgttgaacgtttttcgATTTGAGGCCATATTCTGGGCCAAAACGGTCACGCAGAACACCTGTTCGctcgcgctacccatcagacctatgtctggtggggcgcgccacatctcgcctcgtgaTAGGGCCGCACTCGGATTTGGAAattttttatatcaaaatcggcCGTTttgacgagacgaagacaatttgTGTTGATCATATTTCCATATGAGGTCATCTTAATTGGGTGTCAAGCCATTCTTTAATCTGGTGTCAACATGAGCATCTCTGAAGTTGTCATAACTTTTGCATGCGAACTCCATTTTAGACCATCTTCATATTCatcttgatcttctcgaagagaGCCATCTCATAG contains:
- the LOC125534670 gene encoding alpha-copaene synthase-like — protein: MEFVIRWDKSAAFVLPEYLKKFYTEMLRTFENIEAEMPANTNYDIAHLKKAVQNNVTGYLEEAKWSHRNHKPSFVDQVKLTSLNIGVPTICVSMMAGMSDAMMKPALKWAASVPDVVISVGKISRFMNDIGAFERRKCKGDLASTVECYINEYNVTSEVAITKIVALIEQEWKTLNQARFENHLLPALQQFISLAISTTFFYGNRNDVYTHSAHMQWTIERLFLKNM